In one Lycorma delicatula isolate Av1 chromosome 5, ASM4794821v1, whole genome shotgun sequence genomic region, the following are encoded:
- the LOC142325758 gene encoding uncharacterized protein LOC142325758: MKYKMGAEIADHYTQNKQSSLLSREVADIITDIFGKILWNIVSSPYVQHALETGYPPIYYEEFLQNKENDKRIAKCPLDVTRQIFSNIISQLVSECFIRYLP, translated from the exons atGAAGTATAAAATGGGAGCAGAAATTGCTGAtcattatacacaaaataaacaatcttCTTTGCTATCTCGAGAGGTTGCTGATATTATAACCGATATATTTGGTAAAATTCTATg gAATATAGTATCCAGTCCATATGTTCAACATGCTCTAGAAACTGGATATCCACCAATATACTatgaagaatttttacaaaacaaagaaaatgataaGAGAATTGCTAAATGTCCACTTGATGTTACTAgacaaatatttagtaatattatatctCAGTTAGTGTCAgaatgttttattagatatttaccataa